The DNA region CCGTACTTTGAGATGTCGTCCCAAGAGCAAATATCGACTATAGGCAGAACGAAAACCATTTTGACGATAAAAAGGTTTCGCGTATTCAGAAGACCAAACATAAACAGTACGGCGTTTTTGCGAATCTAAAATCTCAATTGCCGCTGCTAACAACTCTGAGCCAATGCCTTGCCGAACGAAATCTGGATGGACAAATAACCCTGTAATTTGCGCATTTCTTGGGAGAAAAGCGATAAAGCCAATAATTTTTTCATTACAGACTGCGACGACAATTAGCTCATTTAGTTGGGATCGTTTCTGATGCTGGTCTTTAATCAGAGCATTGAGGATAGCTTCATCTAATGAAGTGCCTAACAATATCTGCAAACTTAGATTTTGGACAGCTAAAAGCTCATTAAAGTCCGGTGCCTCAGCAAGGCGATACAGTAATTTCATAGAGGCTTAAATGAGGCAGTAATTTTGTCTGAGATAGCTGATGTGTGAGGAAAGCTCAATAAAAGAATGGGGGTCAATCGTTAGATTTGTGGGGAAATTATAGAAATAGAGATGAGGCTAACGAAGAAATTTTAGCGTGATGAAATTGTTTCTAGGGTTTCTATTGCGTACTGTATCTAGCCGAGGATATGGATAGCTTGATATCTGCAAAAGTACTATAAGATCAAGGCGTCTATCCTTTTCGTATAAAGATTTATGACTGCTGGTAAACAGAATTTGGATGTCTCTCAAAGCCTTGGGCCGCTTTTACAGGAAGTTGTGGCGATCGCCACACAACATGAAGGGGAAGGACACACTCAACTCGCAATCCTAAGACAGCTCGAATTGCTCCATCGCAATATCTGCGAAAACTACTTTTATCCCACTCTGCCCGAACGTCGACGGGATTTATATAATCTCCTGCGGGATATGGAAGAAAACGGCGGATGGCCTTACATTGCCCGCCCAAAGCTCAAACTCATTATGCAATCTCTCATGGAAGCCGAAGCTGAACAACTCGAAAATACAGAGCTTGAATAGAAATTTCAGAGATTTATGTCGATTTTGACGGACTTTAGCGGTTGCTTTATGTACTAGAGAATATTGTGGTAACAGCACGGAAACATGAAAAGTCTTACCCGACTCGCACATCAGGGCAATGTTAAAGCCATTATGGAAATCCTCAACAAGCAGTTGCAAGAGGCTGGGGTCAATACCCGCGTTGCCCTCGGCGCTAATGGGATTTTAGAAATCTTGTGTGAAGCGGGACATCCCGAAAACTTAGATAAAAAGATAATTGTGCGTCGCATTCAGCACAGTCTTGATCAGTTATCGCCTCGGCCATTTCGACAGGTTCATATCCAGAGCTGTCTCACAAATGATGTTCAGTCTCTCTGGGTATCGACTCTCAGTTGTGATGCACGGCGTAAATTACTTTGGTCCGAAAATATCCAGATTCAACATCGCCCATGGCTCAACCGATTGTTACGTCGTTGGGGAATTAAGCCACCCAAACGATTTTTAAAATTCAAGCGTCGCCGCGCGAGACTCAATTCTTCTCAGGTCTCAAATTCATCGAAATCTGCCGAGCAACAAACGTCACCTCTTGTTACATTTTCTCCCCAACAACAATTAATTATGGGGGCGATCGCCATCGGCTTTATTGGCTGGTTTAGCCACGATTGGTGGGAACTAAAAATGCAAGTTCAGCAAAATACATCGACGGTCACTAGCGTTACCCAGAACAAAGAAATAGGAACAAACGACCAAAATATAGAGCCTTTTAATCAAGCTGTCCGCCTCGCCAATCAAGCTGTAGAAGAGGGACAATCTGCCACAACCTATGGTGAATGGCTTGATTTAGCAAACCGTTGGCAGCAAGCTTCAGAGCTGATGGAATTAGTGGCACCAAATCATCCTCGGTATGCGGAGGCACAGGAGCGAGTCTTGAGCTATCGTCAAAATAGTGAAGTAGCCCTCGTTAATGCGAAGGCACTAGTTCCCGATCTTTCTCAGTAACAGTACTCCATGGCACTCGATTCTCTCTACCGTTGTTTGACACGTTCCTCTGATCCAGATGTTGTTGTTGATAATTTAGCGGAGGCGATCGCCCATCTTTTTTCGGTAGAGGTGGTACATATTGCTATTGACCGTTTAACTCCGGAGCCTCTGATCGGTCATTACAGCAAAAACCCTGATCTGAATGGATTTGTCGATCTAACGCCTCCCACAAAAGCAGTTATAGAAACAAAGCTCAAAGCAAAGAAATATCAGAAATTAAAACAACAGAGCATCCAAGAAATTACACTAATCCCCATCGAGACAGAGGATAATGGTGCCAACTGGATTGGGATTGGCTCTTTTTCCTCACTCCCCACACTAGAGGAAATCACCAGCACGGTTATTCCACCGCTACAACTTGCAACTCAGCTGCTTTGCTTGCAACAGCACAAAAATCAAAACCACGAGAGTAATGCACTCCTCGCTCAAATTAATCAGCTGATCGATGCCGAAATGAGCATCAACAAATTGCTGCAAAAGGCGATCGCCGCCATGACAGATTGCTACGACGTTGATTTTGGCATAGTCGGATTATTCAAATATGCAAATCCTCTCCTTGCGAGAAATGATCGCCAAACCTGTCCCGATGCCACATTCAATGTCGTTAATGAGACAGATATTTTGCCGCAGCAAGTCCTGCTCAAAGACTGTACGCTTTGCCAGCGAGCATGGCTTTTAGCACCAGAGATTTTGGCGATCGAAAAGCTAGGAACCGATTCGACGATTGCGTCTCCCCTTGCTGATGATTATCAAAGTTTTCTCGTCACTCCTCTAATGGGTCAGCAGTCTACCGATGGTCAAAACAGTACCATTGTCGGCTTAATCATTTTGGGGCAACAGGAACCGCGTGCTTGGCAGCCCCAAGAAAAACAACTCGCGACATTTTTAGCGCACCAGCTCAGTACCGCGATGATCCATCAGCAATCTCTCCAACGGGTGCAAACCCTTGTGGATGAACGAACAGCACAGCTCAAATGGAGTCTCGATGTACAGGCAAAATTAGGGGCAAAAATGCGTCAGCAGATTCAGCAACTCCGTCAGCTCAATGTGCTCAAAGATGAATTTCTCAGCACGATGAGTCACGAGCTAAATACGCCCCTCGCTACGATGAAAGTTGCTGTAAAAATGCTCAAGCAACCTGGGCGATCGCCAGAAAAACAAGCCACCTATCTCGACATCCTCGAACAAGAACTCACACGCGAAAGCAAACTGATTAAAGACCTGCTGAAATTGCAGCATTTCGAGTCAGAAAAATTTGCCATTAAACCTCAGCGCCTAGTGCTTAAACCTATTCTCGAAGGAATGCAAAAAGAATTTAACCAGCGTTGGCAATTACTTAAAGGCATCGAACTAGAGATTAACTATACCCCTGAAAATATCTCCCAAAAACTCCAAATCGAAACTGATGAAGAAAGCCTCAGCAGCGCTCTCAGTGAATTGCTGACCAATGCTGGGAAATATTCAGCTCGCAACACCAAAGTACGCCTCGAAGTTGAATATTTATCGAAGTCTCCCGCCCTTGTGCAGCTCCGCCTCTGTAATGATGGTTCAGGCATTTCTGTCGAAGAACAAGAACATATTTTCGAGAAATTCCGGCGAGGGGCAGGGGTTACAGATCAAGCGATTCCGGGTACTGGCTTAGGACTGGCATTAGTTAAAGCACTAGTCGAACAACTCGAAGGCACCATTGATGTAAGTAGCGAGCCGAATAATGATGGCGAAACCCATGAAACTTGTTTTGTGATGACCTTTCCGCAAAGCATGGTCGGTCTCTAGGAGCGACACAAAGCCAAGTTCAAATGTTTTTTCTCCCAGTCAAGGATCGCAATTTTCCGCTCAATCCCCCATCGATAACCGCCCATCGCTCCTGATGTTCGAATCACTCGATGGCACGGTACAACATAACTCACTGGATTACGCCCAATCGCAGTACCAACAGCGCGAACGGCTTTCGGTTGGCCAATCTGTTCAGCTATCTGCTGATAGGTTGTGGTCTGTCCATAGGGAATTTCGAGTAAGGCTCGCCAGACTTTGAGCTGAAAATCGGTGCCTTTCAGATGGAGGTCAACAATATTGGCGTGAGTGGCATCTGGAGCAAAGAGACGATCGCCCAATTCCTTAATCAAGTCTGGAGTATGACGCAGTTCAACTTTGTTGCCCCATTCTGAGGAGAGAAAATCAGTGGCGATCGCCGGATCCGAACTATCCGGAAAATATAAATTACAAATACCTTTTTCAGTGGTCGCAATCAAACAATCCCCAAAGGGCGAATCATATAAACCATATTGAAGAGGAAGAGGATTTTGCCAGCGTTGCACTTGTGGAAGACCCATAAGAGTAATTTCTATTGTGTAATTTTTGGGGCGATCGCCAAACTTATTTAGCTCTGCTAACGCCAATACTAGGATAATTATTTGCCCCTAAGATATAGGGATTTAACCAGTTAAATCCCTACTTAATGATATTTCTAACGCACAAACTGAGGCATCATTTCAGCGGCAGTAAAGATACCGGATAAACCTTGCTTTTGGAGCCAAATACCAGTTTTCAGATAACCAAACGCTGGACCACAAACATTAGCTGCCATACTGGTTTCATCACCAAGCGTGAATGTGTGTGTCGAAATCTTGCCTTCAAACGTCCGACCAGTTATCTGCACATTGGTGCTGAGAGGCTTCTTCGGATTGCGAGTATCCACAATGCCACCAACAGTCACCTGATCACGGGAGCAGATTCCTGCCATTTCGAGCATCACATCATCCGCATGCTCCATATTTTCGAGGGAAATAATACCATTGGTTTCATCTAATAAAGCTTCTACTTCCGCATCGGTCATCGCACGTGCCTTTTCCACATCAAACTCAGGCATATGTGCAATATCTTCA from [Leptolyngbya] sp. PCC 7376 includes:
- a CDS encoding methylated-DNA--[protein]-cysteine S-methyltransferase — translated: MALAELNKFGDRPKNYTIEITLMGLPQVQRWQNPLPLQYGLYDSPFGDCLIATTEKGICNLYFPDSSDPAIATDFLSSEWGNKVELRHTPDLIKELGDRLFAPDATHANIVDLHLKGTDFQLKVWRALLEIPYGQTTTYQQIAEQIGQPKAVRAVGTAIGRNPVSYVVPCHRVIRTSGAMGGYRWGIERKIAILDWEKKHLNLALCRS
- a CDS encoding GNAT family N-acetyltransferase — its product is MKLLYRLAEAPDFNELLAVQNLSLQILLGTSLDEAILNALIKDQHQKRSQLNELIVVAVCNEKIIGFIAFLPRNAQITGLFVHPDFVRQGIGSELLAAAIEILDSQKRRTVYVWSSEYAKPFYRQNGFRSAYSRYLLLGRHLKVRIFWMNKLIRPLTDAEKKRNTVIVVILSILTAVSLAVALS
- a CDS encoding GAF domain-containing sensor histidine kinase, with the protein product MALDSLYRCLTRSSDPDVVVDNLAEAIAHLFSVEVVHIAIDRLTPEPLIGHYSKNPDLNGFVDLTPPTKAVIETKLKAKKYQKLKQQSIQEITLIPIETEDNGANWIGIGSFSSLPTLEEITSTVIPPLQLATQLLCLQQHKNQNHESNALLAQINQLIDAEMSINKLLQKAIAAMTDCYDVDFGIVGLFKYANPLLARNDRQTCPDATFNVVNETDILPQQVLLKDCTLCQRAWLLAPEILAIEKLGTDSTIASPLADDYQSFLVTPLMGQQSTDGQNSTIVGLIILGQQEPRAWQPQEKQLATFLAHQLSTAMIHQQSLQRVQTLVDERTAQLKWSLDVQAKLGAKMRQQIQQLRQLNVLKDEFLSTMSHELNTPLATMKVAVKMLKQPGRSPEKQATYLDILEQELTRESKLIKDLLKLQHFESEKFAIKPQRLVLKPILEGMQKEFNQRWQLLKGIELEINYTPENISQKLQIETDEESLSSALSELLTNAGKYSARNTKVRLEVEYLSKSPALVQLRLCNDGSGISVEEQEHIFEKFRRGAGVTDQAIPGTGLGLALVKALVEQLEGTIDVSSEPNNDGETHETCFVMTFPQSMVGL